From Streptomyces qinzhouensis, one genomic window encodes:
- a CDS encoding heavy-metal-associated domain-containing protein — MTTQSDIEIIETATASSCCGGSSCGTGAAGAEGAVTTVYQVKGMTCGHCEGAISGEVSAIAGVTSVTAVAATGLVTVVSEAALDEAAVRAAVDEAGYELVGTA; from the coding sequence ATGACCACCCAGTCCGACATCGAGATCATCGAGACGGCCACCGCGTCGAGCTGCTGCGGCGGAAGCTCCTGCGGCACGGGCGCGGCCGGGGCCGAGGGTGCCGTCACCACCGTCTACCAGGTGAAGGGCATGACCTGCGGCCACTGCGAGGGCGCGATCTCCGGCGAGGTCTCCGCCATCGCCGGTGTCACCTCGGTGACCGCGGTCGCCGCCACGGGCCTGGTCACCGTGGTCTCGGAGGCCGCGCTCGACGAGGCCGCCGTGCGCGCGGCCGTGGACGAGGCGGGCTACGAACTGGTCGGCACCGCCTGA
- a CDS encoding citrate synthase: MSDNSVVLRYADGEYTYPVVESTVGDKGFDIGKLRAQTGLVTLDSGYGNTAAYKSAITYLDGEQGILRYRGYPIEQLAERSTFVEVAYLLINGELPTVDELAVFKNEITQHTLLHEDVKRFFDGFPRDAHPMAMLSSVVSALSTFYQDSHNPFDEKQRHLSTIRLLAKLPTIAAYAYKKSIGHPFVYPRNDLGYVENFLRMTFSVPAQEYDLDPVVVAALDKLLILHADHEQNCSTSTVRLVGSSQANMFASISAGISALWGPLHGGANQSVLEMLEGIQAAGGDVDSFIRKVKNKEDGVKLMGFGHRVYKNFDPRAKIIKAAAHDVLSALGKSDELLDIALKLEEHALADDYFVERKLYPNVDFYTGLIYRAMGFPTEMFTVLFALGRLPGWIAQWHEMIKEPGSRIGRPRQIYTGEVLRDFVPVEAR, from the coding sequence GTGAGCGACAACTCTGTAGTACTGCGTTACGCGGACGGTGAATACACCTACCCGGTGGTCGAGAGCACCGTCGGTGACAAGGGCTTTGACATCGGGAAGCTCCGGGCCCAGACGGGTCTGGTGACCCTGGACAGCGGCTACGGCAACACGGCCGCCTATAAATCCGCGATCACCTACCTCGACGGCGAGCAGGGCATTCTGCGCTATCGCGGTTACCCCATCGAGCAGCTCGCCGAGCGTTCCACCTTCGTCGAGGTGGCCTATCTGCTCATCAACGGCGAGCTACCCACGGTCGACGAGCTGGCCGTCTTCAAGAACGAGATCACCCAGCACACGCTGCTGCACGAGGACGTCAAGCGGTTCTTCGACGGCTTCCCGCGCGACGCCCACCCGATGGCGATGCTGTCCTCCGTGGTCAGCGCCCTGTCGACGTTCTACCAGGACAGCCACAACCCGTTCGACGAGAAGCAGCGCCACCTCTCCACGATCCGGCTGCTGGCCAAGCTGCCCACGATCGCGGCGTACGCCTACAAGAAGTCGATCGGCCACCCCTTCGTCTACCCGCGCAACGACCTGGGGTACGTGGAGAACTTCCTGCGGATGACCTTCTCGGTCCCCGCCCAGGAGTACGACCTGGACCCGGTCGTGGTCGCGGCCCTCGACAAGCTGCTCATCCTCCACGCCGACCACGAGCAGAACTGTTCGACCTCCACGGTCCGCCTGGTGGGCTCGTCGCAGGCGAACATGTTCGCGTCGATCTCGGCCGGTATCTCCGCGCTCTGGGGCCCGCTGCACGGCGGTGCCAACCAGTCGGTGCTGGAGATGCTGGAGGGCATCCAGGCCGCAGGCGGCGACGTCGACTCCTTCATCCGCAAGGTGAAGAACAAGGAAGACGGCGTGAAGCTCATGGGCTTCGGGCACCGCGTCTACAAGAACTTCGACCCCCGGGCGAAGATCATCAAGGCGGCGGCGCACGATGTCCTCTCCGCCCTCGGCAAGTCGGACGAGCTGCTGGACATCGCCCTCAAGCTGGAGGAGCACGCGCTGGCCGACGACTACTTCGTCGAGCGCAAGCTCTACCCGAACGTCGACTTCTACACCGGCCTGATCTACCGGGCCATGGGCTTCCCGACCGAGATGTTCACCGTGCTCTTCGCGCTCGGCCGGCTGCCCGGCTGGATCGCCCAGTGGCACGAGATGATCAAGGAGCCCGGCTCCCGGATCGGCCGTCCGCGGCAGATCTACACGGGTGAGGTCCTCCGTGACTTCGTCCCCGTCGAGGCCCGCTGA